A stretch of Caenibius tardaugens NBRC 16725 DNA encodes these proteins:
- a CDS encoding MFS transporter: MINTFSYADRHIFSILIPDIKADFGVSDSVLGLISGPGFILSYVLVTLPLARWGDQWSRRGVVAISAALWSIASAACGVATTIVQMASARVLVGVGEAGAMHSSQAMVSGMFSERTRARALGVLTSSTYIGMLVGLTGGAAIAGVWGWRAAFVALSLPGALLAIVLWLSGPGQEKHATPSSTGKGQISWLAAIRLFYATPSLRYLALGVGVFNIFGYAGATWLPAFLVRSHGLSVVETGLWMGVGSAVGGVVGSLISGILVDISRRHDEIWQLRIPAMGLLLTFPLTVTTFLLTGGLTLELFGFAIPVVVFLMLCTSFLSALWAAPAYGAIARLIPPQQRAQAAGIMIVIINVVGSMLGPPVAGIVSDILGREFHGDSMRYSLLSMSVLILVGGLLTWKASAHYRRDLADAA; the protein is encoded by the coding sequence ATGATCAACACGTTCAGCTATGCGGATCGGCACATATTTTCGATTCTGATACCGGATATCAAGGCTGATTTCGGGGTGAGCGATTCAGTGCTCGGTCTTATCAGTGGTCCGGGATTCATCCTCAGCTACGTATTGGTTACCCTGCCTCTGGCGCGATGGGGAGACCAGTGGTCCCGACGCGGCGTGGTGGCGATATCTGCTGCCCTGTGGAGCATAGCAAGCGCGGCATGCGGCGTTGCAACCACTATCGTGCAAATGGCGAGTGCCCGGGTGCTCGTCGGAGTGGGAGAGGCCGGGGCGATGCATTCCTCTCAGGCGATGGTGTCGGGGATGTTTTCCGAACGGACACGTGCTCGCGCATTGGGCGTCCTGACGTCGTCGACATATATCGGAATGCTGGTCGGGCTTACGGGTGGTGCGGCAATCGCTGGCGTCTGGGGATGGAGAGCCGCATTTGTCGCCCTTTCGTTGCCCGGTGCCCTCCTCGCCATCGTATTGTGGCTGTCCGGTCCCGGACAGGAAAAACATGCGACGCCGTCAAGCACGGGAAAGGGCCAGATTTCCTGGCTGGCGGCGATACGGTTGTTCTACGCGACACCGTCCCTGCGCTACCTTGCCCTTGGCGTCGGCGTGTTCAACATTTTCGGTTATGCGGGGGCGACCTGGCTTCCCGCTTTTCTGGTCCGTTCGCATGGCTTGAGTGTTGTTGAAACCGGTCTGTGGATGGGCGTCGGTTCGGCTGTCGGGGGAGTCGTCGGCAGCCTGATAAGCGGGATTCTGGTCGATATTTCGCGCCGTCATGACGAGATCTGGCAATTGCGCATTCCGGCAATGGGTTTGCTCCTGACGTTTCCGCTGACGGTCACGACGTTTCTGTTAACGGGTGGCCTGACGCTCGAACTTTTCGGGTTCGCGATTCCAGTCGTTGTCTTTCTGATGTTGTGCACCAGCTTCCTGAGTGCGCTTTGGGCAGCGCCGGCATACGGGGCGATCGCACGGCTTATTCCTCCACAGCAGAGAGCGCAGGCAGCCGGGATCATGATCGTCATTATCAACGTGGTGGGAAGTATGCTGGGGCCGCCCGTTGCCGGAATAGTCAGCGATATACTCGGGCGCGAATTCCATGGGGATTCCATGCGGTACAGCTTGCTGTCGATGAGCGTTCTTATTCTCGTCGGAGGGCTGCTCACGTGGAAGGCGAGCGCACACTACAGGCGCGATCTTGCGGATGCGGCCTGA
- a CDS encoding TetR/AcrR family transcriptional regulator, whose protein sequence is MTNKVDPPKQRGRKPRLSADLVLEAASRMLAKEHVRDFSMPRLARALSVGVMSLYTYFPSKDALLLALADDVYNRMAPIDPQERWQDYLYSWLWTVVRHLDRHPEAIKLMQWSGHVSPGWLQRWFPVAQALKKEGLRGPELAFAMSWFTTAAMGFISAQLRSPENRRTASLAHLENLDLESQRLATGLWLDFADIHRDDVLSFGFRQLISGVEQLLTHPIRSTGATAAP, encoded by the coding sequence ATGACAAACAAAGTAGACCCACCGAAACAGCGTGGACGAAAACCCAGACTTTCTGCCGATCTGGTTCTCGAAGCAGCCTCCAGAATGCTCGCGAAAGAACATGTCCGGGATTTTTCGATGCCGCGACTTGCACGCGCCCTCTCGGTAGGGGTCATGTCGCTATACACGTACTTCCCCAGCAAAGATGCGCTCTTGCTCGCGTTGGCAGACGATGTTTACAACCGGATGGCCCCCATTGATCCGCAAGAACGATGGCAAGATTATCTTTATTCCTGGCTATGGACAGTGGTTCGCCACCTGGACCGTCACCCCGAAGCAATCAAACTTATGCAATGGAGCGGTCATGTCTCGCCCGGCTGGTTACAACGGTGGTTTCCTGTAGCGCAGGCCCTTAAAAAGGAGGGACTTCGCGGACCGGAACTGGCCTTCGCCATGAGCTGGTTCACAACCGCCGCAATGGGCTTTATCTCCGCACAGCTTCGTTCACCCGAAAATCGCCGAACGGCATCACTTGCGCATCTTGAGAACCTCGACCTCGAAAGTCAGCGGCTGGCTACCGGGCTATGGCTCGACTTTGCCGATATCCACCGAGACGATGTTCTTTCGTTCGGATTTCGGCAACTGATCAGCGGCGTGGAACAACTGTTAACGCATCCGATAAGGTCAACCGGCGCAACAGCGGCGCCATAA
- a CDS encoding TonB-dependent receptor — translation MRRTVFLRGSSALIMAVVSGWGQVALAQEEARANTSGSGIADIVVTANRRAENAQTVPVAVTAVTGEQMRELGISSGADLNGKVPSVFVTSGGNQRNVEVVVIRGQGQTYLSPVGVVNYFNDVPLIQGGITAIQGAPGMFFDLESMQVLRGPQGTLFGRNTTGGAVLLGPKRPTNEFDGYVQAQIGNYKDREFEGAVNVPLIDDKLMVRAAFKKVDRDGYTKDVGPQAYGLSKVCAPPALGTLGSCTVSNGFAGKDYDDRHYWHARIGILARPVEGVENYLVAYYAKSHDNGSGFIPDDFRSHATGNPYDLSVATISAMAAYNVNNPGAPIGFTGAGIYAANQLASQILARQATLGPRKTAVNSDTFEKTKSWGIVNTLSIDVSDAMQIKSITGYQRLKQNYNWDLDGSILPILAQTPPFATPAASAEAPDWLVGNPGDSVNVANSSLFTQELQLQGSALDHKLQFVVGGFYSKQKPEGLQATGSFNAASANPGTFYAITSKAQAVFGQATLDMGAFTPGLDGLKLTAGIRRTWDKIDGSRYASNFVLDPVVLHRKLKSAATTWTVGVDYQVNNGLMLYGKVARGYKAGAFNYAGADFNQITAKPEYVTSYEIGFKSDFELGTVPVRFNANAFHVDYDGIQRAAAMNHPNGCDTTIGSAPGSEPARCDLIGNVTGLDQGAVTFNAGKARMRGIELELVVQPVEGLRISGSYSYIDAKYKTFIQNVSGSGLETRIDTCQGEKQLIYGVPQALDFSCIPFQVTPKNLININARYEVPLGDSVGTLAFGANYSWVDRIYNGSTTTPRDDIHAWMESYGKLDLSLEWQDVMGSNFDLRLFGTNVTDKTYRTNAYTGLRGASGFTQSLYGEPRMYGASLRYRFGASGN, via the coding sequence GTGAGAAGAACGGTATTTCTGCGTGGATCGAGCGCGCTGATCATGGCTGTTGTCAGCGGTTGGGGGCAAGTCGCCCTGGCTCAGGAAGAAGCGCGCGCAAACACCAGCGGATCGGGTATCGCGGACATTGTGGTAACGGCGAACCGCCGTGCGGAAAACGCGCAAACGGTTCCCGTCGCAGTTACGGCAGTCACCGGCGAACAGATGCGCGAACTGGGTATCAGCAGCGGGGCCGATCTGAATGGCAAGGTTCCCTCGGTATTTGTCACCTCGGGCGGTAACCAGCGCAACGTGGAAGTGGTTGTCATACGCGGTCAGGGGCAGACATACCTGTCCCCCGTCGGGGTGGTGAACTACTTCAACGATGTGCCCCTGATTCAGGGGGGTATCACAGCCATTCAGGGCGCGCCGGGCATGTTCTTCGATCTCGAATCGATGCAGGTCCTGCGTGGTCCGCAGGGGACGCTGTTCGGGCGTAATACCACTGGCGGGGCGGTTTTGCTTGGACCCAAAAGGCCAACGAACGAATTCGATGGCTATGTTCAGGCGCAAATCGGTAACTACAAGGATCGCGAATTCGAAGGCGCGGTCAATGTGCCGCTGATCGACGACAAACTGATGGTGCGCGCAGCCTTCAAGAAGGTTGATCGGGATGGATATACCAAGGATGTGGGGCCACAGGCCTACGGCTTGTCGAAGGTTTGTGCGCCGCCTGCGCTCGGTACGCTCGGTAGCTGCACGGTCAGCAATGGTTTTGCCGGGAAGGATTACGACGACCGGCATTACTGGCATGCGCGCATAGGCATTCTGGCGCGTCCTGTAGAGGGTGTCGAAAACTATCTGGTCGCCTATTATGCGAAATCGCATGATAATGGTTCGGGTTTTATTCCCGATGATTTCCGTTCGCATGCGACAGGCAATCCCTACGACCTCAGCGTGGCCACGATTTCTGCGATGGCGGCATACAATGTGAATAATCCGGGGGCTCCGATCGGCTTTACGGGCGCCGGGATTTATGCGGCCAATCAATTGGCATCGCAGATTCTTGCTCGTCAGGCGACGCTTGGCCCGCGCAAGACCGCGGTTAACAGCGATACATTCGAGAAAACGAAATCCTGGGGTATCGTGAATACACTGAGCATCGATGTTTCCGATGCCATGCAGATCAAGAGTATCACGGGCTATCAGCGCCTGAAGCAGAATTATAACTGGGATCTCGATGGATCGATCCTGCCGATCCTCGCGCAAACCCCGCCGTTCGCTACACCTGCGGCCAGTGCGGAAGCGCCTGACTGGCTGGTCGGCAATCCGGGCGATAGCGTGAACGTGGCCAATAGCAGCCTGTTTACGCAAGAACTGCAATTGCAGGGCTCCGCGCTTGATCACAAACTGCAATTCGTTGTCGGCGGCTTTTACAGCAAACAAAAGCCTGAAGGGCTTCAGGCAACAGGGTCGTTCAATGCGGCCAGTGCGAACCCCGGAACGTTCTATGCGATTACCAGCAAAGCGCAGGCCGTATTTGGTCAGGCGACGCTTGACATGGGGGCGTTCACCCCCGGTCTTGATGGCCTGAAGCTTACGGCGGGGATCCGGCGGACCTGGGACAAGATCGATGGTTCGCGCTATGCATCGAATTTCGTGCTGGACCCCGTGGTCCTGCACAGGAAGCTTAAATCGGCGGCAACAACCTGGACCGTCGGGGTTGATTATCAGGTCAACAACGGACTGATGCTCTATGGCAAGGTCGCGCGCGGTTATAAGGCTGGCGCCTTCAATTATGCAGGCGCGGATTTCAACCAGATTACTGCCAAACCTGAGTACGTCACCAGTTATGAAATCGGGTTCAAATCCGACTTCGAACTGGGCACTGTTCCGGTGCGTTTCAATGCCAACGCGTTTCATGTCGATTACGACGGCATTCAACGCGCGGCCGCGATGAACCATCCCAATGGTTGCGACACGACGATCGGCAGCGCACCGGGCAGTGAGCCTGCGCGTTGCGATCTGATTGGCAACGTCACAGGCCTCGATCAGGGGGCGGTTACGTTCAACGCCGGCAAGGCGCGGATGCGCGGAATTGAGCTGGAATTGGTTGTGCAGCCTGTCGAGGGCCTCCGCATTTCGGGCAGCTATTCGTACATCGATGCGAAGTACAAGACGTTCATTCAGAACGTATCCGGGAGTGGTCTGGAAACGCGGATCGATACCTGTCAGGGTGAAAAGCAGCTGATTTATGGTGTCCCTCAGGCGCTTGATTTCAGCTGTATTCCCTTTCAGGTAACCCCGAAAAATCTGATAAATATCAACGCCCGTTATGAGGTTCCGCTGGGGGACAGTGTCGGCACACTGGCATTTGGTGCGAACTACAGTTGGGTTGACCGGATTTACAACGGTTCCACGACCACCCCGCGAGACGACATTCACGCCTGGATGGAGTCTTACGGCAAGCTCGATCTGTCGCTGGAATGGCAGGATGTGATGGGATCGAATTTCGATCTGCGCCTTTTCGGCACCAATGTCACGGACAAGACCTACCGTACCAATGCCTACACCGGCCTGCGTGGTGCCTCCGGCTTCACCCAGTCGCTTTATGGCGAACCGCGCATGTACGGCGCTTCGCTTCGCTATCGCTTCGGCGCGAGCGGAAACTGA
- a CDS encoding VOC family protein, whose product MNGVQNTSFGFTKLIVDDEEAMAQYYCGVYGLNAFQRVQNDDSGAGGPIREIILSHDDVLAGPTLVMFKFTDRPAPVEREAILGFITDDLDSLARRVIDHGGKHVSPIKSMPEHGVRVLFTTDPEGRMSENVELMPR is encoded by the coding sequence TTGAACGGCGTTCAAAATACCTCTTTTGGTTTTACCAAGCTGATAGTCGACGATGAAGAGGCAATGGCACAGTACTATTGCGGCGTTTATGGTCTCAACGCGTTTCAGCGTGTCCAGAATGATGACAGCGGCGCGGGCGGCCCTATTCGCGAAATTATACTTTCGCACGATGATGTTCTGGCCGGGCCAACTCTTGTCATGTTCAAGTTCACGGATCGGCCCGCACCGGTGGAACGGGAAGCGATTCTGGGGTTCATCACAGATGATCTCGACAGTCTTGCCCGGCGGGTGATCGATCATGGTGGCAAACATGTTTCCCCGATCAAATCCATGCCTGAACACGGGGTGCGCGTCCTGTTCACAACCGATCCCGAAGGGCGGATGAGCGAGAATGTCGAACTGATGCCACGCTGA
- a CDS encoding flavin-containing monooxygenase, giving the protein MTYAYLTHDRDLLERMAPHIRPLFGLEPTAIPDELVEELRSKAFIALTTAGATRGEMPSRELMQRIMSVGMGEQVDDEFVDLLFEQCGFVVPQARKSRVDRTMPPQGFKVLLVGAGLTGLAAGIKLKEAGYDYICVEKNADVAGTWLENVYPGVAVDTPSHFYSYSFHQKADWNHYFPRGEQVRQYLNGVADHYDLRRNIRFESVVTTMAFDEASGLWNVTIRDKNGHAEVVQANAVMVAHGRLNRWSLPDIPGIERFTGPVMHSAGWDRSVDLEGKRIAVIGTGASGAQIVPNVAPDAGKVTVFMRSRYWVMPNPKISGTVPEETKWALANIPGFQQWFRFGIYWNASDGYYQHVLRDPAWPDDAPSVSEVNEQLRQYGLSYMQQKLGHRPELLEKLTPDFPIFSKRMVLDAGWYDALLRDNVEVENDPIAEILPNGIRTRSGAVHEVDVIACATGFNIARMLGDVQVTGRDGRSLNEEWGDDDPRAYLGTTVPGYPNLFLVGGPNTGPNHGAGANLVAEAVINYIVECLDLMVARDAATMEPTEQAYRDWNDKIDDQLTRMIWSHPKANSYYNNSAGRVFLSNPFRLVDLWNWTRKPVEEHFLLGRAQN; this is encoded by the coding sequence ATGACTTACGCGTATCTCACGCACGACAGGGACCTGCTTGAACGGATGGCGCCGCATATTCGTCCACTGTTCGGTTTGGAGCCTACGGCGATACCTGACGAACTGGTTGAAGAATTGCGCAGCAAGGCATTCATCGCGCTGACCACTGCGGGTGCGACGCGCGGGGAAATGCCTTCGCGGGAATTGATGCAACGGATCATGAGCGTTGGCATGGGTGAACAGGTTGACGACGAATTTGTCGATCTCCTGTTCGAACAATGTGGCTTCGTGGTGCCGCAAGCGCGCAAAAGCAGGGTCGATCGGACGATGCCCCCGCAGGGTTTCAAAGTATTGCTGGTCGGGGCAGGGCTGACCGGATTGGCCGCAGGTATCAAGCTGAAGGAGGCAGGTTACGATTATATCTGCGTTGAAAAGAATGCCGATGTTGCCGGAACGTGGCTCGAAAATGTCTATCCCGGTGTGGCGGTCGATACGCCGAGCCATTTCTATTCCTATTCCTTCCATCAGAAGGCGGACTGGAACCACTATTTTCCCCGTGGCGAGCAGGTGCGGCAATATCTGAACGGTGTTGCCGATCATTATGATCTGCGCCGGAATATCCGGTTTGAGAGCGTTGTGACCACGATGGCGTTCGACGAGGCTAGCGGGCTCTGGAACGTTACGATCAGGGATAAGAACGGCCATGCCGAGGTTGTGCAGGCCAATGCAGTCATGGTTGCGCACGGTCGTCTCAACCGATGGTCGTTGCCGGATATTCCCGGGATCGAACGCTTCACAGGCCCTGTGATGCATTCTGCGGGTTGGGATCGCTCGGTGGACCTTGAGGGCAAGCGGATTGCCGTGATCGGGACTGGCGCCAGCGGGGCACAGATCGTACCGAACGTCGCGCCCGACGCGGGCAAAGTCACGGTCTTCATGCGTTCACGCTACTGGGTGATGCCCAACCCCAAGATTAGCGGCACCGTGCCGGAGGAAACGAAGTGGGCGCTGGCGAATATTCCGGGGTTTCAACAGTGGTTCCGCTTCGGCATCTACTGGAACGCATCGGATGGCTATTATCAGCATGTGCTACGCGATCCCGCGTGGCCGGACGATGCGCCATCGGTATCCGAAGTTAACGAACAACTGCGCCAGTATGGCCTGTCCTATATGCAGCAGAAGCTCGGCCATCGCCCCGAGCTTCTCGAAAAACTGACACCTGATTTTCCGATCTTTTCCAAACGCATGGTGCTCGATGCAGGGTGGTACGACGCCTTGCTGAGGGACAATGTGGAGGTCGAGAACGATCCCATTGCAGAGATACTGCCCAATGGCATCCGCACCAGAAGCGGCGCGGTGCATGAGGTGGATGTGATCGCATGCGCAACCGGTTTCAATATCGCCAGGATGCTCGGCGATGTACAGGTCACCGGGCGTGACGGGCGATCTCTCAACGAGGAGTGGGGAGACGATGATCCGCGCGCCTATCTGGGGACAACGGTGCCGGGGTACCCCAACCTGTTCCTGGTTGGCGGTCCCAACACCGGCCCCAATCATGGGGCCGGGGCAAACCTCGTGGCCGAAGCCGTGATCAATTATATCGTGGAATGTCTCGACCTGATGGTTGCCCGCGACGCTGCGACTATGGAACCGACAGAACAGGCCTATCGCGACTGGAACGACAAGATCGACGATCAGCTTACGCGGATGATCTGGTCACACCCCAAGGCGAACAGTTATTATAACAACAGCGCCGGACGCGTGTTTTTATCCAATCCGTTCAGGCTGGTCGATCTGTGGAACTGGACCAGAAAGCCCGTTGAAGAGCATTTCCTGCTGGGACGAGCACAGAACTGA